GATGGAGAACGTGACGCTGGTCAACGACCTGGAGCGCCGGGTGCGCGAACGCACCACGGCGCTGGAGCAGGCCAACGAGGCGCTGGAGGCGTTCTCGGTGTCGGTGTCGCACGACCTGCGCGCGCCGCTGCGGGCGGTGCAGGGCTTCGCCCAACTGCTCGATGAGCGCGCCGGTGAACGGCTGGACGCCGATGGCCGCCACCTGCTGTCCGGCGTGCGGCAGGCCGCCGGCCGCATGGACGCGCTGATGGACGAGCTGATGAAGCTGGCGCAGGTCGGCCGACGCGAGCCGGTGTGCCGCAGCTTCGACCTGGCGCCGATGGCGCGCGAGGTGGTCCAGCGGCTGCAGACGGCGGAGCCGGGGCGCCGGGTGCACGTCGACATCGCCGACCCGCTGCCGGTGCACGCCGACCCCGGCCTGCTGCGCCTGGCGCTGGAGAACCTTGTCGGCAACGCCTGGAAGTACACCGGCCGCCGTGACGAGGCGCACATCGCCGTGCAGCCCTGGGCCGACGACGGCCGCAGCGGCTTCTGCGTGCGCGACAACGGCGCCGGCTTCGACATGGCGCGCGCCGAGCGGCTGTTCGAGCCCTTCCGCCGCCTGCACAGCGAGGACGAGTTCAGCGGCACCGGCATCGGCCTGGCCATCGTGCGCCGGGTGGTGCAGCAGCACGGCGGGCGCATCCACGCCGAAGCCCGTCCGGGCGAAGGCGCGACCTTCTACGTCGCGCTGCCGACCGGTTGAGGCGCTTCACCGACGATGGGCGCGCGGCGCGCCTGGCGTCGGTGGAGCGCGGCCTCGTACACCGGGCGGTAGGCCCGCGCCGCCGCCGCCCACGACGGGTCCTCGGCCATGGCACGCTGCTGCAGCGCCTGCCAGTGTTCGCGCCGGCCCCAGGCCGCCATGGCGCGGCCGATGGCGTCGGCCAGGGCCTCGGCCGTGGCCTCGTCGAAGACGAACCCCGTGCCCTGGGACGGCTGCTCGTCGGCGTCGCGCACCGTGTCGGCCAGGCCGCCGACGCGGCGCACCAGCGGCAGCGTGCCGTAGCGCAGGCCGTAGAGCTGGGTCAGCCCGCAGGGCTCGAAGCGGCTGGGCACGAGGATGACGTCGGACCCGGCGACGATGCGGTGGGCGCAGGCCTCGTCGTACTGGATGCGCACCGCCACCCGACCGGGCTGCGCCGACGCGGCCGACTCGAAGGCGTGCACCAGCGCCGCGTCGCCGGTGCCCTGTACCACCAGCTGGCCGCCGCGGTCGAGCAGCGCGGGCAGCGCGGCCAGCACCAGGTCGAGCCCCTTCTGCTCGGTCAGGCGGCTGACGATGCAGAACAGCGGCGCGCTCGGGTCGTCGGCCAGCCCCATCTCGGCCTGCAGCGCGCGCTTGCAGGCGGCCTTGCCGGCCAGGTCGCGGGCGTCATAGGTCTGCACCAGCGCGGCATCGATCGCCGGGTTCCAGACCGTGTCGTCGACGCCGTTGAGGATGCCGCTGACCTCCGGGCCTCGGTGGCGCACAACGCCGTCGAGCTGGCAGCCGAACGCCGGCGTGGCGATCTCGCGGGCGTAGCTGGGGCTGACGGTGGTCACCCGGTCGGCGAACAGCAGCCCGGCCTTCATGAACGAGAGCTCGCCGTGGAACTCGAGCCCTTGCAGCTGCGCGTACGACGGGGGCAGGCCGAGACGCGGGAAGGACGCCATCGGGAACAGGCCCTGGTAGGCCAGGTTGTGCACGGTGAAGACGCTGGCGGCCGGCGTCGGCGCGTGCGCGTCCAGGTAGGCGCAGGTCAGCGCGGCATGCCAGTCGTGGGCGTGCACCACCTCGGGCGACCAGTGCTCGTCCAGCTCGCCGGCGGCCAGCCGGGCGGCCACCCAGCCGAGCAGGCCGAAGCGCTGCAGGTTGTCCGGCCAGTCCAGGCCGCGCGCGTCCTGGTAGGGGCCGGCGCCGCGGCGGTAGAGGTAGGGCGCGTCGATCAGGTAGGCCGCCAGCCCGCGCGGCCCCAGCCGGCCGAGCACCAGCCGCACGCGCGCGGCGTCGAACGCCGGCCCCAGCTCGGCCACCGGCTCGCGGCCGTGCAGCGCGTCCAGCAGCGCCGGGTGGCCGGGCAGCAGCAGCCGCACCTCGTCGCCGGCCGCCGCCTGCGCCGCCGGCAGCGCCGCCACCACGTCGGCCAGGCCGCCGGTCTTCAACCACGGGTAGACCTCGGCGGCGACGTGCAGGAGCTTCATGGTTGGAGGGCGGAGGGGAACGACGCGCCGCAGTGTGCCCGCGGATCACGACCCGTCGATGGCGCTACAACCGCGCCAGCATGTCCCGCGTCACCAGCGTGATGCCGCCCTCGCTGCGCACGAAGCGGCGTTCGTCCTCCGCCGGGTCCTCGCCGATGACCATGCCGTCGGGGATGACGCAGCTGCGGTCGACCACCACCCGCTTCAGCCGCGCGCCGCGGCCGACCTCGACGTAGGGCAGCAGCACGGCGCAGTCGACCTGGCTGTGGACCTCGGTGCGCACGCTGGAGAACAGCACCGAGTTGTGCACCTCGCCGCTGATGATGCTGCCGCCGGAGACCAGCGACTGCAGCGCCACGCCGCGCCGCCCGGGCTGGTCATGCACGAACTTGGCCGGCGCCAGCTGCGGCTGGTAGGTCAGGATGGGCCAGCGCGGGTCGTACAGGTCGAGTTCGGGCAGCGTGGCGGTCAGGTCGATGTTGGCGTCCCAGTAGGCGTCGATGGTGCCCACGTCTCGCCAGTAGGGCGCGCCGTCGCCGCTGGTGACGCAGCTGGCGGCGAAGGGATGGGCCTGGGCCACGCCCAGCCGCACCGCCCGCGGGATGATGTCCTTGCCGAAGTCGTGGGCGGACACCGGGTCGTCGATGTCGCGCGCCAGCTCGCGGAACAGGTAGGCGGCGTTGAAGATGTAGATGCCCATGCTGGCCAGCGCCATGTCCGGCTTGCCGGGCATGGCCGGCGGGTCGGCGGGCTTCTCGACGAAATCGGTGATGCGGTAGTCGGCGTCCACCGCCATCACGCCGAAGCCGGAGGCCTCCCGGCGCGGCACCTCGATGCAGCCGACGCTGACCTCGCAGCCACGCGCCACGTGGTCGGCCAGCATCAGCGCGTAGTTCTGCTTGTAGACGTGATCGCCGGCCAGCACGATGACGTAGTCGGCGCGGTAGCTCTGGATGATGTCGTGGTTCTGCCAGACGGCGTCGGCGGTCCCGCGGTACCAGCTCTCCTCGTCGATGCGCTGCTGCGCCGGCAGCAGGTCGACGAACTCGTTCAGCTCCTGCTTCAGGAAGGCCCAGCCTCGCTGCAGGTGGCGCAGCAGGCTGTGGCTCTTGTACTGGGTGATGACGCCGATGCGCCGGATGCCCGAGTTCAGGCAGTTCGACAGCGCGAAGTCGATGATGCGGAACTTGCCGCCGAAGTACAGCGCCGGCTTGGCCCGGCGGTCGGTCAGGTTCTTCAGCCGGCTGCCGCGGCCACCGGCCAGCACGAGGGCCACCGCCTGCTTGGGGAGTTGGAGCGTTCGGGCGAGCGGGGTGGCCATTGGGCCATCGCGGGCAAGCCGGATGCCCAGCGGCAACCGCAGGTTTCAGCGGGGGCCGGAGGCGCCCGGGCACCGCGGCGCCGGGCGCCGGCCCTACATGGCGAAGCGCCCCTGCTCGATCGCCTGCCGGGCGATGAGGAAGGCGGCCGCGTTCCAGCTCTGGCCGGGCATGCCCGACGGCGCCAGCGTCTGGCCGTGGAACCACTCGGAGAAGCGCCAGTCGGCGGCGGCGTTCGCCTGCGCCAGCTTGGACAACTCGGTGCGGGCCAGGTCGTGCTGGCCCATCTGCGCCAGCGCCATCGCCCAGAAGCCGCCGATGAAGGGCCAGATGCCCCCGTTGTGGTACTGGTGCGGCAGGTTCTGCTGGTGGCGGCCCATGTACAGGCGCCACATGTCGTCGTCCGGCGCGATCGGCCGCATCACCGCCCGTGCCGGGTAAGGGCTGCTGGCGCCGCCGGCCAGCAGCGTCTTGATGATCTGCTGGCCCATGGCGTCGCCGGCCAGGCCGTAGAGCAGCGCCAGCACGTTGCCGAACACGTCGCCCTCGTCGCCGGCGAAGGAGAGGTTGACGAAGCTGAGGTAGAGCCCGGGGTTGCGCTGCCCGCGCTTGACGTAGTGGCCGAGCAGCCGCACGCGCCGGTTCTCCGACACCTCGCGGCCGAAGGGATGGAACAGCTGCTGGAAGTGGTCGCGCGTCGATTCGTAGCCCGGCAGGTCGTAGAGCTGCTTGACGCGGAACCACAGCGCGTTGGTGTAGAGCACGTAGCCCGAGCGGGGCATGATGTCCGCCCAGTCGCTGGCCTCGTTCTGCTGCAGCAGCGCCAGCCCCGGGTGCTCCTGCGCCTGCAGCCATTGCACCGCCTTGTCCACCTGCGGCTGCCAGCGACCACGCAGCGCGGCGTCGGCGCCCGGCTGCCGGCGCACGTGGTCGACGGCGATCAGCCACCACAGCGTGGCGTCGATGCAGCCGAGGTACCAGAAGTCGGCGCCCTCGCCGCCCGGGTCGACGAACTTCGGGATCTGCCCGTTCGCCGCCTGGCCGGCGGCCAGCGCGTCCAGGCTGGCGATGGCGCCCTGCTCCAGCGCGGTGCGGCCGCTGCCGGCCATGGCCAGCACGCAGATGGCGGCGTCGCGGCCGAAGACGCGGGTGTAGCGGCGCGACGCCGCCTGCTCGCCGTCGGTGGCGGCGAGCACGCCGCCCGGCGTGGTGTTGCGTTCGAGCAGGGCCCAGGACGCGTCGGCGCACTGCGCCACCAGCCCGAAAGGCGCCGGGGCGGGCACGGCGGCCGTGCAGGCCGGTCCACGGGCGGGAACGACGGGGATCGGGAGCTGGGTCACAGTACTGCTTTCCCTGTGCGCTTCGAAAGCGCCATGGTGACCGGGTTCAGGCCCGACGGTCGGTGGAACAGCGCGCCCTGCGGCGGCCTCTTCGGGCAGTGTAAACATCCCTCGGTTGGCAATGGCGGCCACGCGGCAAGCCCCCCTACCATCGCCTGCGAGGCCGGGCAGGCCTGCGAGGAGGCGTGGGATGAGGCTGCCGTTTTCAAGGCTGGACGGGCCGCTGTTCGTCGCCGCCGTCTTCGCCGTGCTGGTGCTGTCGCGGCTGCTCGCGCTGGCCCTGCCCACCGACTTCTACTTCACCTTCCAGTCGCTGTTCTCCGACCGCGAGCCGCGCCACATGCTGCTGTCGCTGTTCGGCAAGATGGCGGCGCCCTTCCTGTGCGGCCTGCTGGCCGGCGTCTTGTGCCTCGCCCGCTGGCGCCGGCTCCACGGCGCGCAGGCCGGTCCGCGCAGTGCGTTCGCGCGGCGCGTTCGCACCGTCTGGGCGCCGACGCTGTTCGCGGCCGGCGTCCTCGCCGCCTTCCTGTCCGCCTGGCCGGCCATGGTGTACTGGGACCTGATGGCCAACCCCGAGGTCGCGCACCTCAAGCCGGCCTTCTTCGTGCTGTACGCCATCTACATGCTGAGCTTCGGCTATGTCAGCCTGCTCGGCCTGCTGACGGCCATCTTCCTGCGCGAGCACGTCGGCGGCGCCGACGCCGGCGAAGGCTCGGTCTCGCGGCGCGAGCTGTCCCGGGTCGGCGCGCTGTGGCTGCTCAATTCGGGGCTGGCGTCGGCGGCGATGAAGCTGCTGACGGGCGCCTGACCATGCGCCTGACCCGTCGCCCGCTGCGGCGCCGACCGGGCCCACCGGCCGGCCCGACGCTGACCGCCCTCGCCCGTGGCTCGCTGCTGCCGCCGCTGCTGGGCGGCATGCTGCTGCTGTCGGCGACGCTGTGCCTCGACGCCGCCCATTACCGTGGCCTGCACGCCGCCGGCCGGCCGCCACCGCTGCCGCTGGCCGCCGCCGGGCTGCCGCCGGCCGAGGACGAGGCGCCGACGGAGCCTGACGCGCCCGCCGCGGCCGGAATCGAAGGCGGGGACCGCCGCGAGCTGCCGGTTCGGGTGGTCGCGCTGGAATCGCGCGGCGGCCGCCCGACGCCCGCCGACCCCGCCCGGCAGTGGGCGACGCAGGGCCGTGTCGCGGTCAACCTGCTGCTCCGCTCCGGCTACCTGGACAGCGCGAGCGCCGACGTGCTGGGCGGCGACCCGCCGGTCACCGCCTACCGCCTGCGGCCGCTGCCCGAGGTGCTGAACTGCGCCCATGCCGGCCTGAGCCTGCCGCAACCGGCCGACGACGCGGCGGTGGCCCGCCTCATGCACGCCGCCCACCTCGCGATCTCGGCGGTGGCGGTGGAGAAGTTCCACCGCACCGGCCTGCAGCGGCGGCTGGAATGGTGGTGGGCGCGCGCCTGGTCGGCGCTGACCGGCGACCTGCCGGACCTCTCGCTCGGCCCGGCGCAGATCCGGCCGTCCACCCTGTCGTCGCTGCTCGTGCGGATGCCGCCGGGCGGGCGGACCCCGGCGGCCTGGGCCGCCGACCCGGTCGGCACCCTGGCGGACGAATGCGCGGCGCTGGGCGTGGCCGCCGCCCTGATCCACCACCAGCTGTCGGCGCCACGCGACGGGCCAGGCAGCCCCACCGAAGCCGCCCTCATGGCCTACGCCGGCCAGCGCCGCCCCACCCATGCCGTCATCGACTACGCCCCCATCGTCGCGCGGATGGCGGACCTGCTGCAGGAGCCGTTCGGGCCCTGACCGCCGGGGCACCGGCCGGCAGAATGGCCCCCATCCACCGCACCGGCCGAGGAAGCGCCCGATGAGCAGCCTGTTCGCCTTCCTGCACTTCGTCGCCGCGTTCGGCCTCGCGGCCACGCTGTTCCTCGAATGGCAGACGCTCGGCCCGTCGCCCACGCACGCCGAAGCGGTCCGGCTGCAGCGCGTCGACGCCTGGTACGGCCTGTTCGCCGTCGTGGTGCTGGTGGCCGGCACGCTGCGGGTGCTGTACTTCGAGAAGGGCCATGCCTTCTACACCGGCAACCCCTTCTTCCACGCCAAGGTCGGCCTCTTCGTGGCGATCGGCCTGCTGTCCATCTACCCGACGGTGCGCTTCATCCGATGGCGGCCGCAGACGCGGCAGGGCCTGGCCCCGGTGCTGTCGGGCGACGAGTACCGCCGCCTGCGCCTGGTGCTGCGGCTGGAGGTGGTGCTGGTGATCGCATTGCTGCTGTGCGCCAGCCTGATGGCACGCGGCGTGGGCCTCAGGGGGTCGTGATGGCCACCCAGTACTACACCGCCACCAGCCTGGACGGCTTCATCGCCACCGAGGACCACTCGCTGGCCTGGCTGTTCCCGCTGGGCGACATCGCCGACACCGGCTACCCCGACTTCATCCGCGGCGTCGGCGCGCTGGCCATGGGGTCGTCCACCTACGACTGGATGCTGCGCCATGTGGTGCAGGCCAAGCAGCCGTGGCCCTACGAACGGCCGGTGTGGGTGTTCTCCCACCGCACGCGGCCGGGGGTGCCGGGCGCCGACATCCGCTTCGTGCGCGGCGACGTGCGGCCGGTGCATGCGGCCATGCGGGAGGCCGCCGGCGCCGGCAACGTCTGGCTGGTCGGCGGCGGCGACCTGGTCGGCCAGTTCCACGACGCCGGCCTGCTCGACGAGGTCATCGTGCAGGTGGGCTCGGTCACGCTCGGCGCGGGCCGGCCGCTGCTGCCTCGACGCATCACCCACCCGACGCTGGAACTCACCGGGGCGCGGCGCATCGGCCCCGGTTTCGCCGAGCTGCGCTACACCGTGCGCCGCCACGCCACCGACGGAGCCGCCCCATGACACGCCTCACCCGTTCGCTGCTGCTGGTCGCGTCGCACGGCATCGTGCTGGCCGTGGGCTTCGCGCTCGGCGTCTACACCCTGCCGCTGTTGGTGGCGCCGGCCGGGCCCAGCACCGAGGAACTGGCGGCGCAGGCGGCGCAGGCCGCCTACCGCGGCGAATTCCGCCGCGACCTGAAGGACAGCGACGCGCTGCACTGGGGCGAGGGCCAGGTGGCGGTCGGCCGGCGCAGCATCGCGCTCACCGGCACGCTGGCCCCCGGGCCCGACTACAAGCTGTACCTGTCGCCCGAGTTCGTCGAGACCGAAGCCGACTTCCTGCGGCTGAAGCCGCGCATGGTGCGCGTCGGCGACGTCAAGACCTTCCGCAACTTCACGGTGGCGGTGCCGGAGGGCGTGGACATCGAACGCCACACCACGGTGATCGTCTGGTGCGAGAGCTTCGGCCAGTTCATCACCGCGGCGCGCTACCGCTGAACGGCGCCGGGCCCCACCAGCACCGCCACCGGCAGGTGGGAGAACACCTGGGCCAGGGGCCAGCCGGACGCCTCGGGCCGGCACCGGTGCCCGCTGAGCACGTCGTGCCAGTCGCCCTCGACCGCCTCCGCGACCAGCCGCGTGTCGCCCCAGGCGTCGGCGCGCACCGGCCAGCCCGGCTCGCTCAGCAGCTTGGCGAACAGCCGGCCGACGACCACCACCACCCGCTGGTCGCCCAGCCGGCGCTCGAAGGCGAGCACGTGCTCCGCCTTGTCGCCCTCGGCCGTGAGCGGCAGGTAGCCGCCGAGCTTGAAGACGTCGGACAGCCCCGCGCGCAGCTGCAGCAGCCGCCAGGTGACCCACAGCTTGAGCCGGCCGTCGTGCGGTGAGCCGATCGCCGCGGCCATGGCGGCGGCCGGGTCGGCCTGGTCGCCCCAGGCCTGCAGC
The sequence above is a segment of the Aquabacterium sp. J223 genome. Coding sequences within it:
- a CDS encoding DM13 domain-containing protein — protein: MTRLTRSLLLVASHGIVLAVGFALGVYTLPLLVAPAGPSTEELAAQAAQAAYRGEFRRDLKDSDALHWGEGQVAVGRRSIALTGTLAPGPDYKLYLSPEFVETEADFLRLKPRMVRVGDVKTFRNFTVAVPEGVDIERHTTVIVWCESFGQFITAARYR
- the glgC gene encoding glucose-1-phosphate adenylyltransferase, encoding MATPLARTLQLPKQAVALVLAGGRGSRLKNLTDRRAKPALYFGGKFRIIDFALSNCLNSGIRRIGVITQYKSHSLLRHLQRGWAFLKQELNEFVDLLPAQQRIDEESWYRGTADAVWQNHDIIQSYRADYVIVLAGDHVYKQNYALMLADHVARGCEVSVGCIEVPRREASGFGVMAVDADYRITDFVEKPADPPAMPGKPDMALASMGIYIFNAAYLFRELARDIDDPVSAHDFGKDIIPRAVRLGVAQAHPFAASCVTSGDGAPYWRDVGTIDAYWDANIDLTATLPELDLYDPRWPILTYQPQLAPAKFVHDQPGRRGVALQSLVSGGSIISGEVHNSVLFSSVRTEVHSQVDCAVLLPYVEVGRGARLKRVVVDRSCVIPDGMVIGEDPAEDERRFVRSEGGITLVTRDMLARL
- a CDS encoding DUF2214 family protein: MSSLFAFLHFVAAFGLAATLFLEWQTLGPSPTHAEAVRLQRVDAWYGLFAVVVLVAGTLRVLYFEKGHAFYTGNPFFHAKVGLFVAIGLLSIYPTVRFIRWRPQTRQGLAPVLSGDEYRRLRLVLRLEVVLVIALLLCASLMARGVGLRGS
- a CDS encoding dihydrofolate reductase family protein; translation: MATQYYTATSLDGFIATEDHSLAWLFPLGDIADTGYPDFIRGVGALAMGSSTYDWMLRHVVQAKQPWPYERPVWVFSHRTRPGVPGADIRFVRGDVRPVHAAMREAAGAGNVWLVGGGDLVGQFHDAGLLDEVIVQVGSVTLGAGRPLLPRRITHPTLELTGARRIGPGFAELRYTVRRHATDGAAP
- a CDS encoding amylo-alpha-1,6-glucosidase, whose protein sequence is MPAPAPFGLVAQCADASWALLERNTTPGGVLAATDGEQAASRRYTRVFGRDAAICVLAMAGSGRTALEQGAIASLDALAAGQAANGQIPKFVDPGGEGADFWYLGCIDATLWWLIAVDHVRRQPGADAALRGRWQPQVDKAVQWLQAQEHPGLALLQQNEASDWADIMPRSGYVLYTNALWFRVKQLYDLPGYESTRDHFQQLFHPFGREVSENRRVRLLGHYVKRGQRNPGLYLSFVNLSFAGDEGDVFGNVLALLYGLAGDAMGQQIIKTLLAGGASSPYPARAVMRPIAPDDDMWRLYMGRHQQNLPHQYHNGGIWPFIGGFWAMALAQMGQHDLARTELSKLAQANAAADWRFSEWFHGQTLAPSGMPGQSWNAAAFLIARQAIEQGRFAM
- the glgA gene encoding glycogen synthase GlgA, giving the protein MKLLHVAAEVYPWLKTGGLADVVAALPAAQAAAGDEVRLLLPGHPALLDALHGREPVAELGPAFDAARVRLVLGRLGPRGLAAYLIDAPYLYRRGAGPYQDARGLDWPDNLQRFGLLGWVAARLAAGELDEHWSPEVVHAHDWHAALTCAYLDAHAPTPAASVFTVHNLAYQGLFPMASFPRLGLPPSYAQLQGLEFHGELSFMKAGLLFADRVTTVSPSYAREIATPAFGCQLDGVVRHRGPEVSGILNGVDDTVWNPAIDAALVQTYDARDLAGKAACKRALQAEMGLADDPSAPLFCIVSRLTEQKGLDLVLAALPALLDRGGQLVVQGTGDAALVHAFESAASAQPGRVAVRIQYDEACAHRIVAGSDVILVPSRFEPCGLTQLYGLRYGTLPLVRRVGGLADTVRDADEQPSQGTGFVFDEATAEALADAIGRAMAAWGRREHWQALQQRAMAEDPSWAAAARAYRPVYEAALHRRQARRAPIVGEAPQPVGSAT
- a CDS encoding ATP-binding protein — encoded protein: MPLDAYRPTFVKSLVMVPIRPDDPIGAIGTYWARPQALAPERVALLQALADTTSVAMENVTLVNDLERRVRERTTALEQANEALEAFSVSVSHDLRAPLRAVQGFAQLLDERAGERLDADGRHLLSGVRQAAGRMDALMDELMKLAQVGRREPVCRSFDLAPMAREVVQRLQTAEPGRRVHVDIADPLPVHADPGLLRLALENLVGNAWKYTGRRDEAHIAVQPWADDGRSGFCVRDNGAGFDMARAERLFEPFRRLHSEDEFSGTGIGLAIVRRVVQQHGGRIHAEARPGEGATFYVALPTG